One stretch of Psilocybe cubensis strain MGC-MH-2018 chromosome 6, whole genome shotgun sequence DNA includes these proteins:
- a CDS encoding Decarboxylase tropJ has product MRGRYAIENATALRLTFNSSVTGDAIPSSFLERFIHSQIYAAFPNATSVIHSHTRAVLPFGVSHTGLHAQMGTAAGALGALTPNGTPIFDTAALPESVLPADAPHDLLIRDVQLGDALAGSFKQGSNVVLMRGHGMAVMSAQSEQAGVRDAVFRAFYGMQSAVVQMQALLLGLAGGGGGGPGAGVHMDMGLSAREAVDAAATNEGASLLGRAWDLWVAQVEGVSLYTNDLRAAATA; this is encoded by the exons ATGCGTGGCAGATATGCGATTGAGAACGCGACGGCGCTGCGTCTTACGTTTAATAGTAGTGTGACGGGCGATGCGATCCCGTCTAGCTTTTTGGAGCGGTTTATCCACTCACAG ATCTACGCAGCATTCCCAAACGCAACCTCCGTCATCCACTCACACACACGCGCCGTGCTCCCCTTCGGCGTCTCCCACACCGGCCTGCACGCGCAAATGGGCACCGCAGCCGGCGCACTCGGCGCTCTCACCCCCAACGGCACGCCGATCTTCGACACCGCTGCTCTACCGGAGAGCGTTTTACCAGCGGATGCACCGCACGATTTGTTGATTAGGGATGTGCAGCTGGGCGACGCGCTCGCGGGGAGCTTTAAGCAGGGGAGCAATGTGGTGCTGATGAGGGGCCATGGGATGGCTGTTATGAGTGCGCAGAGTGAGCAGGCGGGTGTGCGGGATGCGGTGTTTAGGGCGTTTTATGGGATGCAGAGTGCGGTTGTGCAGATGCAGGCGCTGTTGTTGGGGTTGgctggcggaggaggaggggggcCAGGCGCGGGGGTGCATATGGATATGGGGTTAAGTGCGCGCGAGGCGGTGGATGCGGCTGCTACGAACGAGGGCGCGTCGCTCCTTGGTCGCGCGTGGGATTTGTGGGTTGCGCAGGTTGAGGGTGTGTCGTTGTATACGAACGACTTGCGTGCTGCTGCTACTGCGTAG
- a CDS encoding Lipase 1 — protein sequence MFQLVAKGGDNEGLFHAAMGDSPSMSFTPEFDQAYDEGIFQQFADLAGCADKGDDTLECLRAASSQALTLAGSQLLAARPSTLFVFAPIFDETFINERPVEAFKAGRFSNVPVLFGSNTNEGANWSASLKDAAANTSMPNATEVTVFNFLLGQYASLTNESFARAMDLYPLETFGNSFSLQGQQMYGEARYICTAAMITGAAAQKNKAYQFHYNNPHLGSNHGAELDAFFSPPSNSDSSDQDLFSKMREFWTSFVTTGIPTSTDSTTWTPVSDSLGNPRILLQPNGIAMEQLGSLSDRCTFWHSLSSEIQT from the exons ATGTTCCAG CTTGTCGCAAAAGGTGGCGACAACGAGGGCCTTTTCCATGCCGCCATGGGCGACAGTCCGTCGATGAGCTTCACTCCCGAGTTTGACCAAGCATACGACGAAGGAATATTCCAGCAGTTCGCAGATCTCGC GGGTTGCGCTGATAAAGGCGATGATACATTGGAATGCCTCCGCGCGGCAAGCTCGCAAGCACTCACCCTCGCAGGAAGCCAGCTTCTCGCTGCACGCCCTTCAaccctcttcgtcttcgcaCCGATATTCGACGAGACTTTCATCAACGAACGTCCCGTAGAAGCCTTCAAAGCCGGGCGCTTCTCCAACGTACCGGTGCTCTTCGGGTCCAACACCAACGAGGGCGCCAACTGGTCTGCATCGCTCAAAGACGCAGCAGCAAACACTTCAATGCCAAACGCGACGGAGGTCACCGTGTTCAATTTCTTGCTAGGACAATATGCCAGTTTGACCAATGAGTCGTTTGCTCGCGCGATGGATTTGTACCCGTTAGAGACGTTTGGAAACTCTTTCAGTTTACAAGGGCAGCAGATGTATGGAGAGGCCCGGTATATTTGTACAGCAGCCATGATAACTGGTGCTGCAGCTCAGAAAAACAAAGCATATCAGTTCCA CTACAATAATCCTCACTTGGGATCAAATCACGGAGCGGAGCTGGATGCATTCTTCTCCCCGCCTTCAAACTCAGACAGTTCTGACCAAGATCTCTTCTCAAAAATGAGAGAATTCTGGACATCATTCGTCACCACAGGAATACCTACCTCGACAGACAGCACCACTTGGACG CCTGTAAGCGACAGTCTTGGTAATCCACGCATTCTCCTCCAGCCCAATGGCATTGCTATGGAGCAATTAGGATCACTCAGCGATAGATGTACTTTCTGGCATAGTCTTAGCAGTGAGATCCAGACTTAA
- a CDS encoding Mitochondrial nicotinamide adenine dinucleotide transporter 1 — MNQKSNLYQPTHPTLLSIWSGTVKEILTENGFRGLYRGLGPTILGYLPTWAIYFAVYDGVKTAFGVKTTGMYAVRSSERLYPAAQVKGYQPVAREHPWTLHILSAMTAGAASTICTNPLWVIKTRFMTQMKGEVRYKHTLDAARTIWRTEGPRAFYRGLLPSLLGILHVAVQFPLYEQLKIWAQDDSDAPITSQTILACSAISKMTASIATYPHEVVRTRLQTQRRPLADDLSSDGMVKQHSKRGIVYTTKKLIAKEGWTALYKGLSINLIRTVPNSAVTMLTYELLMRHLSARTW, encoded by the exons ATGAACCAAAAGTCTAATCTGTATCAACCCACCCATCCCACTTTACTTTCCATCTGGTCAGGCACAGTCAAGGAAATTCTCACAGAGAACGGGTTCCGAGGGCTCTATCGTGGTCTTGGACCGACCATCCTTGGGTACCTTCCGACATGGGCCATCTACTTTGCAGTCTACGACGGAGTGAAGACAGCATTCGGAGTCAAAACCACCGGCATGTATGCGGTCAGGTCGAGCGAAAGATTGTACCCAGCTGCCCAAGTTAAGGGTTACCAGCCTGTTGCACGGGAACATCCATGGACACTTCATATATTGTCTGCCATGACGGCGGGGGCTGCCAGCACAATCTGCACCAATCCTCTATGGGTAATCAAGACGCGGTTCATG ACCCAAATGAAGGGCGAAGTGCGATATAAACATACATTGGACGCTGCGCGTACGATATGGCGAACAGAGGGACCCCGAGCATTCTACCGAGGTCTGTTACCTAGTCTACTAGGTATCCTTCACGTCGCAGTCCAGTTTCCCTTGTATGAACAACTGAAGATTTGGGCTC AAGACGACTCTGACGCACCAATAACGAGTCAAACTATTCTTGCATGCTCCGCTATATCCAAGATGACCGCATCGATTGCGACTTACCCTCATGAAGTCGTGCGGACCCGTCTTCAAACTCAGAGACGACCCCTAGCGGACGATTTATCCTCCGATGGCATGGTCAAACAGCATTCAAAGAGAGGCATCGTATATACCACCAAGAAGTTGATAGCCAAGGAAGGCTGGACCGCCCTGTATAAGGGCTTATCTATTAATTTGATTCGCACTGTGCCTAATAGTGCTGTGACGATGCTAAC GTATGAACTTCTCATGAGACATCTATCCGCTCGGACGTGGTAA